From the Arthrobacter sp. PM3 genome, one window contains:
- a CDS encoding ubiquitin-like protein Pup: MAGQEQQQPQSRDTEVEEDVPATPPAPADAQASAATQGVDDLLDEIDGVLESNAEEFVRAFVQKGGQ; this comes from the coding sequence ATGGCAGGCCAGGAGCAGCAGCAGCCGCAGTCGCGGGACACCGAGGTTGAGGAAGACGTCCCCGCCACGCCGCCCGCCCCCGCGGACGCGCAGGCATCGGCAGCCACCCAGGGCGTTGACGATCTCCTGGACGAGATCGACGGCGTGCTGGAATCCAATGCCGAGGAGTTCGTCCGCGCCTTCGTGCAGAAGGGCGGCCAGTAG
- the prcB gene encoding proteasome subunit beta, whose translation MQETTANRVAANATSSFTEHLQRERPDLLPFGQGPFGHLGAAGHASHAAAPLQAPHGTTIVAMSYAGGVLMAGDRRATMGNVIASRHIEKVFPADQYSVLGIAGTAGIALDITRLFQVELEHYEKIEGTLLSLDGKANRLGAMVRGNLPMAMQGLAVVPLFAGFDRPAGIGRLFSYDVTGGRYEEQEHHAVGSGSMFARGALKKLWRPGLSEQDAVAIAVEALYDAADDDSATGGPDPVRQLWPVVYVVNRAGAVRVPDSALAAVAGGIIESRAVAQREA comes from the coding sequence GTGCAGGAAACAACAGCCAACCGCGTAGCAGCCAATGCGACGTCCTCATTCACCGAGCATCTGCAGCGCGAACGGCCCGACTTACTGCCATTCGGCCAGGGGCCCTTCGGCCACCTGGGCGCCGCCGGGCACGCCAGCCACGCCGCAGCACCCCTCCAGGCACCGCACGGGACCACGATCGTGGCCATGAGCTACGCCGGGGGAGTGCTGATGGCCGGGGACCGCCGGGCCACCATGGGGAACGTGATCGCGAGCCGCCACATCGAAAAGGTCTTCCCGGCCGACCAGTACTCCGTGCTGGGGATCGCCGGGACCGCCGGAATCGCCCTCGACATAACCCGGCTGTTCCAGGTGGAACTTGAACACTACGAGAAAATCGAAGGCACGCTCCTCAGCCTGGACGGCAAAGCGAACCGGCTCGGCGCGATGGTCCGCGGCAACCTGCCCATGGCGATGCAGGGCCTGGCGGTCGTTCCCCTGTTCGCCGGGTTCGACCGGCCCGCCGGCATCGGCAGGCTCTTCTCCTACGACGTCACCGGCGGCCGCTACGAGGAACAGGAACACCATGCCGTGGGCTCCGGCTCCATGTTCGCCCGCGGCGCCCTGAAAAAGCTCTGGCGGCCCGGCCTCTCCGAACAGGACGCCGTGGCCATCGCCGTGGAGGCCCTCTACGACGCCGCCGACGACGACTCCGCCACGGGCGGTCCGGATCCGGTGCGGCAGCTCTGGCCCGTCGTGTACGTGGTGAACCGGGCCGGGGCGGTCCGCGTCCCGGACAGCGCCCTCGCCGCCGTGGCCGGCGGCATCATCGAATCCCGGGCCGTCGCCCAGCGGGAGGCCTGA
- the prcA gene encoding proteasome subunit alpha — MTQQFYVSPEQLMKDRADFARKGIARGRSVVVISCRDGIALVAENPSPSLHKIGEIYDKIAFAAVGKYNEFESLRQAGVRYADVRGYSYDREDVTARGLASVYAQSLGAVFTAEQKPFEVELAVAEVGPVQEADHLYRLTFDGSIADEHAFVVMGGQAETVSEAVAAGWQGELDFAGAIRLALAGLVSDKETTTLPASALEVAVLDRGSESSRGTRRAFRRLEDADIVELLSEER, encoded by the coding sequence ATGACGCAGCAGTTTTATGTATCCCCCGAACAGCTGATGAAGGACCGTGCGGACTTCGCACGGAAAGGCATCGCCCGCGGACGCTCGGTGGTAGTGATCAGCTGCCGGGACGGGATCGCGCTCGTGGCGGAGAACCCGTCCCCGTCACTGCACAAGATTGGCGAGATCTACGACAAAATCGCGTTCGCCGCCGTCGGGAAGTACAACGAATTCGAGAGCCTGCGGCAGGCCGGGGTGCGGTACGCCGACGTCCGCGGCTACTCCTACGACCGCGAGGACGTCACGGCCCGCGGCCTGGCCAGCGTGTACGCCCAGAGCCTGGGTGCGGTGTTCACGGCTGAGCAGAAGCCCTTCGAGGTGGAACTGGCCGTCGCGGAGGTCGGCCCGGTCCAGGAAGCGGACCACTTGTACCGGCTGACTTTTGACGGCTCCATTGCCGACGAGCACGCTTTCGTGGTCATGGGCGGCCAGGCGGAGACGGTCTCCGAGGCGGTCGCGGCGGGCTGGCAGGGCGAACTCGACTTCGCCGGGGCCATCCGGCTGGCCCTGGCCGGGCTCGTGTCGGACAAGGAAACAACCACCCTGCCGGCATCCGCGCTGGAAGTCGCGGTACTGGACCGCGGCTCGGAAAGCAGCCGCGGCACCCGCCGGGCCTTCCGGCGGCTTGAGGACGCGGACATCGTGGAACTGCTGTCTGAGGAGAGATGA
- the pafA gene encoding Pup--protein ligase — MDKRIFGIETEFGISYSSPESRPLAPEEVARYLFRKVVSWGRSSNVFLTNGSRLYLDVGSHPEYATAECDDLAQLIAHDRAGELILCDLVDEAQERLAAEGFNGTVYLFKNNTDSAGNSYGSHENYLIPRRGEFSRLAEILIPFLVTRQLIAGAGKILKTPHGATFAFSQRADHIWEGVSSATTRSRPIINTRDEPHADAEFYRRLHVIVGDSNMSETTALLKIGTVDLILRMIEAGVIMRDMRMENPIRSIREISHDLSGRALVRLANGRQLTALEIQREYLTKVSAFVAENGAHNAHVPLILDLWERTLDAIESGDTSTIDTEVDWAIKKKLMDNYRERHGLGLDAPRIAQLDLTYHDISRSRGLFYLLQARGAVRRVVDDTAVKDAVDAPPQTTRAKLRGDFVRRAQELGRDYTVDWVHLKLNDRAHQTILCKDPFRSVDERVDALLDSMG; from the coding sequence ATGGACAAGCGCATATTCGGCATCGAGACCGAATTCGGAATTTCCTATTCGAGCCCCGAATCCCGGCCCCTGGCGCCGGAGGAAGTAGCCCGCTACCTCTTCCGCAAGGTGGTCAGCTGGGGACGATCCTCCAACGTCTTCCTGACCAACGGCTCACGCCTCTACCTCGACGTCGGGTCCCACCCGGAGTACGCAACCGCTGAATGCGACGACCTCGCCCAGCTGATCGCCCACGACCGGGCCGGGGAACTGATCCTGTGCGACCTCGTCGATGAAGCCCAGGAGCGTCTCGCGGCGGAAGGGTTCAACGGCACGGTGTACCTGTTCAAGAACAACACCGACTCCGCCGGGAACTCCTACGGCAGCCACGAAAACTACCTCATTCCCCGGCGCGGGGAGTTTTCCCGGCTCGCCGAGATTCTCATCCCGTTCCTGGTGACGCGGCAGCTGATCGCCGGGGCAGGGAAGATCCTAAAGACCCCGCACGGGGCCACGTTCGCATTCTCCCAGCGGGCAGACCACATCTGGGAAGGCGTGTCCTCGGCCACCACCCGGTCGCGGCCCATCATCAACACCCGTGACGAGCCGCACGCCGATGCCGAGTTCTACCGGCGCCTGCACGTGATCGTGGGCGACTCGAACATGTCCGAAACCACGGCCCTGCTCAAGATCGGGACTGTGGACCTGATCCTGCGGATGATCGAGGCCGGGGTGATCATGCGCGACATGCGGATGGAGAACCCGATCCGGAGCATCCGGGAAATCTCGCACGACCTCAGCGGCCGTGCGCTGGTGCGGCTCGCCAACGGCCGGCAGTTGACGGCACTGGAAATCCAGCGCGAGTACCTGACCAAGGTGTCGGCATTCGTGGCCGAGAACGGCGCCCACAACGCCCATGTTCCGCTGATCCTGGACCTTTGGGAACGCACCCTCGACGCGATCGAAAGCGGCGACACGAGCACGATCGACACCGAGGTGGACTGGGCCATCAAGAAGAAGCTCATGGACAACTACCGTGAACGGCACGGCCTGGGCCTCGACGCGCCACGAATTGCGCAACTGGACCTGACCTATCACGACATTTCCCGCAGCCGGGGGCTGTTCTACCTGCTCCAGGCCCGCGGGGCGGTCCGCCGGGTGGTGGACGACACCGCCGTCAAGGACGCTGTTGACGCCCCGCCGCAGACCACCCGCGCCAAACTCCGTGGCGACTTCGTCCGCCGCGCCCAGGAACTGGGCCGCGACTACACGGTGGACTGGGTCCATCTGAAGCTAAACGACCGCGCCCACCAGACGATCCTGTGCAAGGATCCGTTCCGGAGCGTCGACGAACGGGTGGATGCCCTGCTGGATTCGATGGGCTGA
- a CDS encoding FKBP-type peptidyl-prolyl cis-trans isomerase, which yields MRRLLAILLPGLLLLTACGGNEAPPAPEPTSQSAGETAKLDSVKLTENGDKKAPGVEFTKPLDVKEPTVKVITEGSGDRVKANQIADISIVALSGKDGSTLEDTFPNDPEPLELNDELKSSSPVIYNAFVGAKVGSHIALAVPGQAAAEGTEAKPTQLLIVKVLAAKDAPPVLDKPEGDAVTPPAGLPTVKENDKGVPEISVAGVAAPTALVSQDLIKGKGQALKETDTITVNYVGVALATGKVFDSSFDSGKKATFPLTGVIKGWTQGLTGKTVGSRVLLVVPKDLAYGDQGQGDAKGDLVFVVDILGVK from the coding sequence GTGCGCCGACTACTAGCAATTCTTCTCCCCGGACTGCTGCTGCTGACCGCCTGCGGCGGCAACGAAGCGCCCCCGGCTCCGGAACCCACCAGCCAGTCCGCGGGCGAAACCGCCAAGCTGGACTCGGTCAAGCTGACGGAGAACGGTGACAAGAAGGCCCCCGGTGTCGAATTCACCAAGCCGCTCGACGTCAAGGAACCCACGGTCAAGGTGATCACCGAGGGCAGCGGAGACCGGGTCAAGGCCAACCAGATCGCCGACATCTCGATCGTTGCCCTCAGCGGCAAGGACGGCTCGACCCTTGAGGACACGTTCCCGAACGATCCCGAGCCCCTCGAGCTGAACGACGAGCTCAAGAGCAGCAGCCCCGTCATCTACAACGCTTTCGTGGGCGCCAAAGTAGGCTCCCACATTGCCTTGGCCGTTCCCGGCCAGGCCGCCGCCGAAGGCACCGAGGCCAAGCCGACGCAGCTGCTGATCGTCAAGGTACTCGCCGCCAAGGACGCTCCGCCCGTCCTGGACAAGCCCGAAGGCGACGCCGTCACCCCGCCGGCCGGACTGCCCACCGTGAAGGAAAACGACAAGGGCGTGCCGGAGATCTCGGTAGCCGGCGTCGCGGCACCGACCGCGTTGGTTTCGCAGGACCTCATCAAGGGCAAGGGCCAGGCGCTCAAGGAGACCGATACCATCACGGTCAACTACGTCGGTGTCGCCCTCGCGACCGGCAAGGTGTTCGATTCCAGCTTTGACAGCGGCAAGAAGGCAACCTTCCCGCTCACCGGCGTCATCAAGGGCTGGACCCAGGGCCTGACCGGCAAGACGGTCGGTTCCCGGGTGCTGTTGGTGGTCCCGAAGGACCTCGCCTACGGTGATCAGGGCCAGGGCGACGCGAAGGGCGACCTCGTCTTCGTCGTCGACATCCTCGGCGTCAAGTAA
- a CDS encoding FKBP-type peptidyl-prolyl cis-trans isomerase: protein MSFGERKLDREKPEIDFPEGDVPTELVITDLIEGDGPEAKAGDTVSTHYVGVAWSTGEEFDASWGRGAPLDFRVGVGQVIQGWDQGLLGMKVGGRRRLEIPSELAYGSRGAGGAIGPNEALIFVVDLVAVR from the coding sequence ATGTCATTTGGAGAGCGCAAGCTTGACCGCGAAAAGCCGGAGATCGACTTTCCGGAAGGCGATGTCCCCACCGAACTGGTCATCACTGACCTGATCGAAGGAGACGGACCGGAGGCCAAGGCCGGCGACACCGTGTCCACGCACTACGTGGGCGTCGCCTGGTCCACCGGTGAAGAATTCGACGCTTCGTGGGGCCGCGGCGCGCCGCTGGACTTCCGGGTCGGCGTCGGCCAGGTCATCCAGGGCTGGGACCAGGGCCTGCTGGGCATGAAGGTCGGCGGCCGCCGCCGCCTCGAGATCCCGTCCGAGCTGGCCTACGGCTCCCGCGGGGCCGGCGGAGCGATCGGCCCCAACGAGGCCCTGATCTTCGTCGTGGACCTCGTCGCCGTCCGCTAA
- a CDS encoding YafY family protein has protein sequence MSASRTERLLNLLIALLNTTYGLRRSELREKVYRDTTASDTAFGRMFERDKDELRRFGFDVETVTDTGWGSDDPATTRYRIGKESNRLPDVSFSAEEGTVLILAAQLWEHAALGSAAVDAVRKLQAAGGLADTELPAGVQPRIRPAGQAFEDLVAAIHAQHPVSFTYLAGSTGREEERFVEPWGLGSRFGQWYLVGHDRTRGDKRFYRLSRLTSAVTVLEKDHFTAPAGFNVRAELAGLPELPPQTAVVDVDRGRLHGLRKRAQAVPGTGGAGTTQPAADRDRLAVPFRDAETLGEELASYGPLVAVVSPPELVAAVRRRLAAAAAFTAAPVPAVAFPETGRAGHTRKSTSEDQLKRMLQLVPFLVHNQGLHISEVAARFGITRKALEDDLRILICSGLPEGYPDDLLDIQWDDDHVFITQDLDLTRPVRFTVDEACALLTGLETLNGLPELAEGGALESVTLKLMAAAGEEGRKAAALSGPEVAPGNTATLQTARDAIRDGAQLRLVYFSPQRDAVSERDVDPLRLYSLDNTWYLEAYCHSARGLRNFRLDRIEALAPNGRPAERTAAPADGFPVKLFTPNDDDTLVVVELAPRGTGLAADYYAERTAGLPGGGLLAEIRFGSTDWLPMFVAQHGGMVRILQPAALADASRQWLTAALTQYTPAPGAR, from the coding sequence GTGTCCGCCTCACGTACAGAACGCCTCCTGAACCTGCTCATCGCCCTGCTGAACACCACTTATGGCCTGCGCCGCAGTGAACTGCGCGAGAAGGTCTACCGTGACACCACAGCCAGCGACACGGCGTTTGGCCGCATGTTCGAACGGGACAAGGACGAGCTGCGCCGGTTCGGCTTCGATGTCGAGACCGTGACTGACACGGGCTGGGGCTCCGACGATCCGGCCACGACCCGGTACCGGATCGGCAAGGAATCGAACCGGCTGCCCGATGTCAGCTTTAGTGCCGAGGAGGGAACTGTCCTGATCCTCGCGGCGCAGCTGTGGGAGCACGCCGCCCTGGGATCCGCGGCCGTGGACGCGGTCCGCAAGCTGCAGGCCGCCGGCGGCCTGGCGGACACCGAGCTCCCCGCCGGCGTGCAGCCGCGCATCCGCCCGGCCGGGCAGGCCTTCGAAGACCTGGTCGCCGCCATCCATGCCCAGCACCCGGTCAGCTTCACGTACCTCGCCGGCAGCACCGGCCGGGAAGAGGAACGGTTCGTGGAACCGTGGGGCCTCGGCAGCCGCTTTGGCCAGTGGTATCTGGTGGGCCACGACCGTACCCGCGGAGACAAGCGCTTCTACCGGCTGTCCCGCCTGACCTCCGCCGTGACCGTGCTGGAGAAGGACCACTTCACCGCCCCGGCCGGATTCAACGTCCGCGCCGAACTGGCGGGGCTGCCGGAACTGCCGCCGCAGACCGCCGTCGTCGACGTCGACCGCGGGCGCCTGCACGGGCTCCGCAAACGGGCGCAGGCAGTCCCCGGCACCGGCGGCGCCGGCACAACGCAACCGGCGGCGGACCGTGACCGGCTCGCTGTGCCGTTCCGCGACGCCGAGACGCTGGGCGAGGAGCTGGCCTCCTACGGCCCCCTGGTGGCGGTGGTGTCGCCGCCCGAGCTCGTGGCGGCCGTCCGCCGGCGCCTCGCCGCGGCGGCCGCGTTCACCGCCGCGCCCGTGCCGGCCGTGGCCTTTCCGGAAACCGGACGCGCAGGGCACACCCGCAAAAGCACCTCGGAGGACCAGCTCAAGCGCATGCTGCAGCTTGTCCCCTTCCTGGTCCACAACCAGGGCCTGCACATCAGCGAGGTCGCCGCGAGGTTCGGGATCACCCGCAAAGCCCTCGAGGACGATCTGAGGATCCTGATCTGCTCCGGCCTGCCGGAAGGCTACCCGGACGACCTGCTGGACATCCAGTGGGACGATGACCACGTCTTCATCACCCAGGACCTGGACCTGACCCGGCCGGTGCGGTTCACCGTGGACGAGGCCTGTGCGCTCCTGACCGGGCTGGAGACCCTCAACGGCCTGCCCGAACTCGCCGAGGGCGGCGCCCTCGAATCGGTCACGCTCAAGCTCATGGCCGCCGCGGGGGAGGAGGGGCGCAAGGCAGCCGCGCTGTCCGGCCCCGAGGTGGCGCCCGGCAACACGGCCACCCTGCAGACCGCGCGCGACGCCATCCGTGACGGCGCGCAGCTCCGGCTCGTGTACTTCTCCCCGCAGCGCGACGCCGTGTCCGAACGCGACGTCGACCCCCTGCGGCTCTACTCCCTGGACAACACCTGGTACCTGGAGGCGTACTGCCACTCCGCCCGGGGTCTGCGCAACTTCCGGCTGGACCGGATCGAGGCCCTGGCGCCGAACGGCCGCCCGGCAGAACGAACAGCCGCTCCGGCGGACGGCTTCCCGGTCAAACTGTTCACCCCGAACGACGACGACACGCTCGTCGTCGTCGAACTGGCCCCGCGCGGCACCGGACTGGCCGCCGACTACTACGCCGAGCGGACCGCCGGCCTTCCCGGCGGCGGCCTGCTCGCCGAAATCCGGTTCGGCAGCACCGACTGGCTGCCCATGTTCGTCGCCCAGCACGGGGGCATGGTGCGGATTCTGCAGCCGGCTGCCCTGGCGGACGCATCCCGGCAATGGCTCACCGCCGCCCTGACGCAATACACGCCCGCGCCGGGCGCCCGATAG
- the tatA gene encoding Sec-independent protein translocase subunit TatA translates to MRLEGWHLIIIIVLALVLFAAPKLPGMARSLGQSMRIFKSEVREMKKDGTPETKDGSEPVEGRVVNHPQTGAPESRTGDGTDAPPSTRA, encoded by the coding sequence ATGAGGCTTGAAGGCTGGCATCTCATCATCATCATCGTCCTGGCACTGGTGCTGTTCGCTGCACCGAAGCTGCCGGGCATGGCCCGCAGCCTGGGCCAGTCGATGCGCATTTTCAAGTCGGAAGTCCGGGAAATGAAGAAGGACGGCACGCCCGAAACGAAGGACGGTTCCGAACCGGTCGAGGGCCGCGTCGTCAACCACCCGCAGACCGGCGCCCCGGAAAGCCGCACGGGTGACGGTACCGACGCGCCGCCGTCGACCCGCGCCTAA
- the tatC gene encoding twin-arginine translocase subunit TatC, producing MALLDHLKELRNRLFKAAIAVVVGTVVGFLVYQPMLSALIKPIRDLNGQDGRQATLNFDGVASSFDLMIQVSVFLGVIIASPVWLYQLWAFIVPGLHKKERRLALSFVAAAVPLFIGGVLLAWMVLPNAVRVLTEFTPSGGSNFISAQVYLSFVLRLLLAFGIAFLLPVVLFGLNLAGLIKGQQLLKSWRITVFLVCLFAAMAAPGADAMSMFYLAVPMLALFFAAIGLCLLNDRRRERRAVKRDAETEATADVATPSSELENL from the coding sequence ATGGCGCTCCTCGACCACCTGAAAGAACTGCGGAACCGGCTCTTCAAGGCGGCCATCGCCGTCGTCGTCGGCACAGTGGTGGGTTTCCTCGTCTACCAGCCGATGCTGTCGGCGCTGATCAAGCCGATCCGCGACCTCAACGGACAAGACGGCCGCCAGGCGACCCTGAACTTCGACGGCGTCGCGAGCTCGTTCGACCTCATGATCCAGGTGTCCGTGTTCCTGGGCGTGATCATCGCCAGCCCCGTCTGGCTCTACCAGCTGTGGGCCTTCATTGTTCCGGGGCTGCACAAGAAGGAACGGCGCCTTGCGTTGTCCTTCGTGGCGGCGGCCGTTCCGCTGTTTATCGGCGGCGTCCTGCTGGCCTGGATGGTGCTGCCGAACGCGGTCCGCGTCCTGACTGAATTCACGCCGTCGGGCGGCTCCAACTTCATCAGCGCCCAGGTGTACCTGTCCTTTGTCCTGCGCCTGCTGCTCGCATTCGGCATCGCGTTCCTGCTCCCTGTGGTCCTGTTCGGGCTGAACCTGGCCGGCCTGATCAAGGGCCAGCAGCTGCTCAAGAGCTGGCGGATCACCGTGTTCCTCGTGTGCCTGTTCGCCGCGATGGCCGCACCCGGAGCCGACGCCATGAGCATGTTCTACCTTGCGGTGCCCATGCTGGCACTGTTCTTCGCCGCAATCGGTCTCTGCCTGCTCAACGACCGCCGGCGCGAGCGGCGCGCTGTCAAGCGCGACGCCGAGACCGAAGCCACAGCGGACGTTGCCACCCCGAGCTCCGAGCTGGAGAATCTCTAG
- a CDS encoding RNA helicase — MSSHPGPESPSERYRASVERAAEAKTHLGGFIRSLEFELDDFQREACLSLQAGRGVLVAAPTGAGKTIVGEFAIYLALQRGLKAFYTTPIKALSNQKYAELAAKYGAAQVGLLTGDTSINGDAPVVVMTTEVLRNMLYADSDTLDDLGFVVMDEVHYLADRFRGAVWEEVIIHLPSEVQVASLSATVSNAEEFGAWLDTVRGQTDVIVSEHRPVPLWQHVMVGRKIVDLFAGDTSFDEIAPAGEAAEAAAAATAETTARAAAVTERAGFEVNPELLSMARAESQMNFRGRFGHGGRSQRRNQRGQRDEQPAGQRSPVRKASRPQVIASLDRQDLLPAITFIFSRAGCDAAVAQCVSAGLWLTNEREQQLIARRVDEAAQDIPSDDLDVLGFWSWRDGLLRGLAAHHAGMLPTFKEVVEKLFADGLVKAVFATETLALGVNMPARCVVLEKLDKFNGEAHVNITAGEYTQLTGRAGRRGIDVEGHAVVLWQPGTDPAAVAGLASRRTYPLNSSFRPTYNMSINLLAQFGRPRAREILESSFAQFQADRSVVGLARQVRSREESLAGFSKAMTCHLGDFTDYARLRRALADAEKTASRGSSRARRSLTEDSLSRLLPGDVVDVPAGKSPGLAVVLSSDHESREPRPAVMTLDNQLRRIGLHDVEGPLSPITRIRIPKSFNAKVPKSRRDLASSVRNAIRENRPPAPPRRDDDFGRSAAAPNQEKRIAELRRELRAHPCHGCSEREDHARWSERWWKLRQETDGLIRQIQGRTNTIAKTFDRVCGVLTSYGYLETSDAGALTISPDGQRLRRIYGEKDLLISQSLRMGAFNDLDAAEIAALASVLVYQAKREDRGLRPKMPSISLESAVDTVVREWSALEDVEEANKLPLTGEPELGLVWPIFKWAKGRHLQDVLSGTDLAAGDFVRWVKQVIDLLDQLADIPTLDPRIARLCAEAIKLVKRGVVAYSSVA; from the coding sequence ATGTCGTCACATCCCGGGCCGGAATCACCGTCCGAACGTTACCGCGCCAGCGTCGAGCGGGCCGCCGAAGCCAAGACCCATCTGGGCGGCTTCATCCGCTCCCTGGAATTTGAACTCGATGATTTCCAACGCGAGGCGTGCCTGTCCCTGCAGGCCGGCCGTGGCGTGCTCGTGGCCGCCCCGACCGGGGCGGGGAAGACGATCGTGGGGGAGTTCGCCATCTATCTGGCCCTCCAGCGCGGACTCAAGGCGTTCTACACCACCCCGATCAAGGCCCTGAGCAACCAGAAATACGCCGAACTCGCGGCCAAGTACGGTGCGGCGCAGGTGGGTCTCCTCACCGGTGATACGAGCATCAACGGCGACGCGCCCGTGGTGGTCATGACCACCGAAGTCCTCCGGAACATGCTTTACGCAGACTCGGACACCCTGGATGACCTGGGTTTCGTGGTCATGGATGAGGTGCACTACCTCGCCGACCGCTTCCGCGGGGCCGTCTGGGAGGAAGTAATCATCCACCTGCCTAGCGAAGTCCAGGTGGCCTCGCTCAGTGCCACGGTCTCCAACGCCGAGGAATTCGGTGCCTGGCTGGACACGGTCCGCGGCCAGACCGACGTCATCGTCTCCGAGCACCGCCCGGTGCCGCTGTGGCAGCACGTCATGGTGGGCCGGAAGATCGTGGACCTCTTTGCCGGCGACACCAGCTTTGATGAAATCGCCCCGGCCGGCGAGGCTGCTGAGGCAGCGGCGGCCGCAACCGCGGAGACCACCGCCCGCGCCGCCGCCGTCACGGAACGGGCAGGCTTCGAGGTCAACCCCGAGCTGCTGTCCATGGCACGGGCCGAAAGCCAGATGAACTTCCGCGGCCGTTTCGGCCACGGCGGCCGCAGCCAGCGCCGGAACCAGCGCGGTCAGCGGGACGAACAGCCCGCCGGGCAGCGCAGCCCGGTGCGGAAGGCCAGCCGGCCGCAGGTCATCGCCAGCCTGGACCGGCAGGACCTCCTGCCGGCCATCACGTTTATCTTCTCGCGGGCGGGCTGTGACGCCGCCGTGGCCCAGTGCGTGTCCGCCGGTCTCTGGCTGACCAACGAACGCGAGCAGCAGCTCATCGCCCGGCGCGTGGACGAGGCCGCCCAGGACATCCCCTCCGACGACCTCGATGTACTCGGCTTCTGGAGCTGGCGGGACGGCCTGCTCCGTGGACTCGCCGCCCACCACGCCGGCATGCTCCCCACGTTCAAGGAAGTCGTGGAGAAGCTGTTCGCCGACGGCCTGGTCAAGGCCGTCTTCGCGACCGAAACGCTTGCGCTGGGCGTGAACATGCCGGCCCGCTGCGTCGTGCTCGAGAAGCTGGACAAGTTCAACGGCGAGGCGCACGTGAACATCACGGCCGGCGAGTACACCCAGCTGACGGGCCGCGCCGGCCGCCGCGGCATTGATGTCGAGGGCCACGCCGTGGTGTTGTGGCAGCCGGGCACCGATCCGGCCGCCGTCGCCGGCCTCGCCTCGCGCCGGACATACCCGCTCAATTCAAGCTTCCGGCCCACCTACAACATGTCCATCAACCTCCTGGCGCAGTTCGGCCGGCCCCGGGCCCGCGAAATCCTCGAGTCGTCCTTCGCGCAGTTCCAGGCGGACCGTTCGGTGGTCGGGCTGGCACGGCAGGTCAGGAGCCGGGAGGAATCACTGGCCGGGTTCAGCAAGGCCATGACGTGCCACCTGGGGGACTTCACCGACTACGCCCGGCTGCGGCGCGCCCTTGCTGACGCCGAGAAGACAGCTTCCCGGGGCAGTTCGCGGGCCAGGAGATCCCTCACCGAGGACTCCCTGAGCCGGCTCCTTCCCGGCGATGTGGTCGATGTCCCGGCCGGCAAGTCACCGGGCCTCGCGGTGGTGCTCAGCTCCGACCACGAATCCCGGGAGCCGCGCCCGGCGGTGATGACACTGGACAACCAGCTCCGCAGGATCGGCCTGCACGACGTCGAGGGTCCGCTGTCGCCGATCACCCGGATCAGGATTCCCAAGTCGTTCAACGCCAAGGTCCCCAAGTCCCGCCGGGATCTGGCGTCCTCGGTCCGTAACGCCATCCGCGAAAACCGGCCGCCGGCACCGCCGCGCCGCGACGACGACTTCGGCAGGTCCGCGGCCGCACCTAACCAGGAGAAGCGGATCGCCGAGCTGCGCCGGGAGCTCCGCGCACACCCGTGCCACGGATGCAGCGAACGAGAGGACCATGCCCGCTGGTCCGAGCGCTGGTGGAAACTCCGCCAGGAAACCGACGGGCTCATCCGGCAGATCCAGGGCCGGACCAACACCATCGCCAAGACGTTCGACCGGGTCTGCGGCGTCCTGACCAGCTACGGCTATCTCGAGACCTCCGACGCCGGCGCGTTGACCATCAGCCCGGACGGCCAGCGGCTGCGGCGGATCTACGGCGAAAAGGACCTGCTGATCTCGCAGTCGCTGCGGATGGGCGCCTTTAACGACCTCGACGCCGCCGAGATCGCCGCCCTGGCCAGCGTGCTGGTCTACCAGGCCAAGCGGGAAGACCGCGGCCTGCGCCCCAAGATGCCGAGCATCTCGCTGGAATCCGCGGTGGACACCGTGGTGCGTGAGTGGTCCGCCCTCGAAGACGTGGAGGAAGCCAACAAGCTACCCCTGACCGGCGAACCTGAGCTGGGGCTGGTCTGGCCGATCTTCAAGTGGGCCAAGGGCCGGCACCTGCAGGATGTCCTGAGCGGCACGGACCTCGCCGCCGGCGACTTTGTCCGCTGGGTCAAACAGGTCATCGACCTGCTGGACCAGCTCGCCGACATCCCCACGCTTGACCCCCGGATTGCGCGGCTGTGCGCGGAGGCCATCAAACTCGTCAAACGCGGCGTCGTCGCCTATTCGTCGGTGGCCTAA